The Bdellovibrio sp. ZAP7 DNA segment CACCTTGCTCTTCTAGTTTTCTGAAAAACTAAAACGAGAGAGGTCGTATGAGTAACGTATTTCCGAAAATTACACTAATAGTTCTGGCATTTAGTATCGCACTTCAAGCACAAACAGCTAAGGCAGCTGATCGCGGGACGGAGATCGCTGCGACCATTGGTGGTGCTATTATCGGTGGCTTGATCGGTGCGAACATCGCTCAAGACTTTGATGATGATGACAATCGCCAATCACAGCGCATGTGGAATAAAGCTTTAAGCAATGACTTTCGCGATACTCCTTATGCATGGGATGGACACGGACATCGTGGACGCATCGTCTTCACCGGAGAAGGATATTTTGATGGATACTATTGCCGCATTTATCGCAGTGAAGTTTGGAATCGCAGAACTGATACGCCGATGATCACGCGCGGTTATGTTTGTCGTGCCGGTGATGGTTCCTGGTTTAGAAGAGAAGAATCCGACATCGCACAGTCTCGTCCAAATCGTCCTGACCGTGGTCAACGTTTCGATCCACCTCGCCCAGAAATGCGGGATGATCGTATGGACGACCGTCGTGAGCCACCAAGATTTGGTGGTCGCCAACAACAACAAGGTGGTATGGGCATGGGCCCAGGTCGCAGTATGGGCGGCGGCATGCAAGGAATGCCTGGTGGAGGAATGCAACAAGGCGGTGGCTTCGGTCGCGGCGGCGGAGGTTTCTCTCAAGGTGGTACCAGTGGCGGCACAAGTTCCGGCACTGTGATTACGAACGGGGATGCCTTACCAATCGGTGTTCAATAGTTTCTAACAAATTTTGGACATAAAAAAACCCGCTCTTTCGAAGCGGGTTTTTTATTTCGTCATTTAATAATGACTACTCTCTTACGATTTTAACTGACTTGATGATCATTGGCTCAACTGGACGATCCATTGGGCCTACTTTAGTATTTTCGATAGCGTGAACTACGTCCATACCTTCAACAACTTCACCGAAAACAACGTGACGACCATCCAACCAAGGAGTTGCAACTGTCGTAACAAAGAATTGGGAACCGTTCGTGTTAGGACCCGCGTTCGCCATAGAAAGCATACCCGGTTTAGAGTGCTTAGGTTGACCTGGAAGGAACTCGTCGTCGAAACGGTAACCCGGACCACCAGTACCAGTTCCAAGTGGGCAACCACCTTGAATCATGAAATCTTTGATCACACGGTGGAAAGACAAGCCATCATAAAAAGGCTTTTTAACTTTCGAACCAGTTTTAGGATCAGTCCATTCTTTAGAGCCTTCAGCAAGACCCGCAAAGTTTTCAACTGTTTTAGGTGCAGTCTCAGTCAAAAGTTTAACTTTGAAATTGCCTTTAGTTGTTTCGAAAAGTGCAAACATCGGTTTTCCCTTCTTAGTGGCAGTATCTTCTTTAGCTTTTTTGGAATCCGCTTTTGATTTCTTTGCTGGTTTTTCAGCTTTTACGTCAGCCGTTTTTTCAACTGCCGCATCTGTTGATTTTTCAGCTGTTGTTTCTGCGGCATCCGCACGGAAACTGAAAGCAGCAAGCAAGAAAGCGAAAAGGTAGATCCAAAATACCTTTTTAATATCGATATTCTTCGACATTGGAATACTCCTGATTTGTTAGAGCCTTAACTTTTAGTGATGGCCACGACGAGGGTCAAGCGCCTTCAAGGTGATGAGATTTTCGGAAATCCTCTCGGAAATATCTTCGAGAAGCTTCGAAGGCGAAGTATTAAACGCCACAGCAAGACCATGAAAGGACTCGTGATTTAAAGACACTTCAGCCGTCGACTCTGACGCTATCAGCTGGAGCATCTGTTCGATTTGACGCATATAGGTGTAGTTCTTCGCAAGACTCGAGTGTTGTGCTGACTCCACGGATAGGAAACCCTCTGTAGATGAATTTGGTGGAGCAAGCCTTTTATTCAGCAAAACAGTTTGAATCGCGAGCTCAATATCGACCATTCCACCTTCACTGTATTTTAGATTCAAGGTTGGAGATTTGCTAACAAGCTCCTGACGAATGCGATTCAATTCCAAAAGTTGCGCAGCGGTCAGACCCTGATCAATATAACAGTCCACCAACGATGGCCCTGCGAAATTCACCCAGCGAGATTTCAAATACGCCTGACGTTCCCAAATTTCAGATTCATTGGTTAGGTAAC contains these protein-coding regions:
- a CDS encoding peptidylprolyl isomerase, encoding MSKNIDIKKVFWIYLFAFLLAAFSFRADAAETTAEKSTDAAVEKTADVKAEKPAKKSKADSKKAKEDTATKKGKPMFALFETTKGNFKVKLLTETAPKTVENFAGLAEGSKEWTDPKTGSKVKKPFYDGLSFHRVIKDFMIQGGCPLGTGTGGPGYRFDDEFLPGQPKHSKPGMLSMANAGPNTNGSQFFVTTVATPWLDGRHVVFGEVVEGMDVVHAIENTKVGPMDRPVEPMIIKSVKIVRE